In Pelotomaculum isophthalicicum JI, one DNA window encodes the following:
- a CDS encoding methyl-accepting chemotaxis protein, translating into MEETSVINKEEDILQSICKSAPLIQEMIPLDCTIGIADREKHILYLPGKDINLHADGKPVVQGSGLYKAITTGEVVDTIVPKEVYGVSFKSRAMPLRDSRGNIVGVVGLGVSLKNQEKLQNVAQLVASSTQQTSASVEELASSAQQLASNQGELDSLGKEVLEQVKKTDMILGFIHEVADTSNLLGLNAAIEAARAGDHGRGFSVVAEEIRKLSVKSAQAVKEIREILAMINDNISKMAERVVDSAAQSEEQSAATEEISAGLLELAASAKKLEEIAKVV; encoded by the coding sequence ATGGAAGAAACTTCTGTTATTAATAAGGAAGAAGATATATTGCAATCTATTTGTAAAAGCGCTCCGCTGATCCAGGAAATGATTCCACTGGACTGTACTATTGGTATAGCGGATAGGGAGAAACATATTCTTTACCTTCCGGGAAAGGATATTAATTTGCATGCTGACGGAAAACCAGTTGTTCAGGGCAGTGGTTTGTATAAAGCCATCACTACAGGTGAGGTCGTCGATACTATTGTGCCGAAAGAAGTTTACGGTGTTTCTTTTAAATCCAGAGCCATGCCGTTAAGAGACAGCAGGGGTAATATAGTTGGAGTGGTGGGTTTGGGCGTCAGTTTGAAGAATCAGGAGAAACTGCAGAACGTGGCCCAGTTGGTGGCGTCTTCAACGCAACAGACTTCCGCTTCGGTTGAGGAACTTGCTTCTTCTGCTCAACAGTTGGCAAGCAATCAAGGAGAGCTTGATAGTCTTGGCAAGGAAGTGTTGGAACAGGTGAAGAAGACCGACATGATTTTGGGCTTTATTCATGAGGTGGCTGACACCTCAAACCTCTTGGGCCTTAACGCCGCTATAGAGGCGGCCAGAGCCGGGGATCACGGCCGGGGTTTTTCGGTGGTAGCCGAGGAGATTCGTAAACTGTCGGTAAAAAGTGCCCAAGCTGTCAAGGAAATCAGGGAAATCCTTGCCATGATTAATGATAACATATCAAAAATGGCTGAAAGAGTTGTTGATTCCGCGGCTCAGAGCGAGGAACAGTCCGCGGCCACCGAAGAAATTTCCGCCGGCTTGCTGGAACTGGCTGCTTCGGCAAAAAAGCTTGAAGAAATCGCAAAGGTTGTTTGA
- a CDS encoding acetate--CoA ligase family protein produces the protein MRVTKQVTKGSLSGVFNAKSIAIVGASPRPGKPGNQIVRNAKAMDFDGLIYPVNPTQSTIEGLKCYKNILDIPGRLDLVVLIVGADECVRIAQDIARRWDEKGDVAGIVVVSAGFGEGGSADGLAKEKAMLEPLQARGIRVIGPNCLGIADQHSGVNTIFDLPPYLKSEVSVVSQSGAFAASFLMWAKDLELFGLSKFLTVGNMADVDMDEVVEFFGEDKNTKVIAMYLEGIRQGRRFVEVAKKVSQTKPIVAFKSGRTDFGSGAVRSHTGAVAGNDKIYDGAFRQAGIIRTVAVAEFYYTICALGKQPLPRGKRICVLTAIGGPGTICIDALLATGVVEMASLSDHAKNHLKETLARTAVVDEPQGYVDMTASVTEELHEEVIKTILADEGVDGLIYLITPPAFFSNEKLVEHFLNAYNSFPKEKRKPLLSVFTFGSHVAELRRLFERGGIPTLEFPDVAASVMANMVWYSEWRKSRLNYGL, from the coding sequence ATGAGAGTTACCAAACAAGTTACTAAAGGCAGTCTGAGTGGCGTGTTCAACGCCAAGAGCATTGCCATTGTCGGGGCGTCACCCAGACCCGGCAAGCCGGGCAACCAAATCGTCCGGAACGCAAAAGCAATGGACTTCGATGGACTAATATACCCGGTTAATCCCACACAATCAACAATCGAAGGCCTTAAATGCTATAAAAACATCCTGGATATTCCCGGCCGGCTGGACTTGGTGGTACTGATTGTCGGCGCTGATGAATGTGTTAGGATTGCGCAGGATATTGCCCGCCGGTGGGACGAAAAAGGAGACGTCGCCGGTATAGTGGTTGTCTCCGCTGGATTTGGCGAAGGGGGTTCGGCGGATGGCCTGGCCAAAGAGAAGGCCATGCTGGAACCTTTACAAGCTCGCGGTATACGCGTAATTGGACCAAATTGCCTGGGAATCGCTGATCAACACAGTGGTGTTAATACTATATTTGATTTGCCGCCGTACCTTAAAAGCGAGGTTTCTGTCGTTTCCCAAAGCGGCGCGTTCGCCGCCTCGTTTCTCATGTGGGCAAAAGATCTGGAACTTTTCGGTCTCAGTAAATTTCTTACTGTGGGTAATATGGCCGACGTGGATATGGATGAGGTTGTAGAATTTTTTGGCGAAGACAAAAACACCAAGGTTATAGCCATGTACCTGGAAGGAATCAGGCAGGGTAGACGCTTTGTAGAAGTGGCCAAAAAGGTTTCGCAAACGAAACCGATAGTGGCCTTTAAAAGTGGGCGAACAGACTTTGGATCCGGAGCGGTGCGCAGTCACACGGGAGCGGTTGCCGGCAACGACAAGATTTATGATGGAGCATTCCGCCAGGCTGGAATCATTCGAACCGTTGCTGTCGCGGAATTCTACTATACTATTTGTGCCCTTGGCAAGCAGCCGTTGCCACGGGGAAAGAGGATATGTGTTCTCACAGCTATTGGCGGGCCGGGAACGATTTGCATAGACGCTTTGTTAGCCACTGGTGTAGTGGAAATGGCCAGTCTGTCAGATCACGCCAAAAATCATTTAAAAGAAACACTAGCCCGCACTGCCGTTGTTGATGAGCCTCAAGGCTATGTGGATATGACAGCGTCCGTCACCGAAGAGCTGCATGAAGAGGTTATAAAAACAATTCTCGCGGATGAAGGTGTTGACGGGCTGATCTATTTGATTACTCCACCAGCTTTTTTTAGCAATGAGAAACTTGTCGAGCACTTCCTCAATGCTTATAATTCATTTCCCAAAGAAAAGAGGAAGCCGTTGCTCAGCGTTTTTACGTTCGGATCTCATGTTGCTGAACTAAGACGTCTTTTTGAGCGTGGAGGTATACCTACTTTGGAATTTCCTGATGTAGCGGCTTCAGTGATGGCGAACATGGTGTGGTATAGCGAGTGGCGGAAAAGCAGGTTAAATTATGGATTATAA
- a CDS encoding helix-turn-helix domain-containing protein, giving the protein MDIGNKIAFLREQAGLTGSALASKVGLNQSQICKIEKGVCNPSISTLRKICDALGISLPQFFNGESLEEMPLHLQRLLAQAKKLSPEEVQQLSNLLEVMLAKKEVKKEDI; this is encoded by the coding sequence TTGGATATCGGCAATAAAATAGCCTTTCTTAGAGAGCAAGCGGGATTGACGGGATCAGCCCTTGCTTCAAAGGTCGGTCTTAACCAGTCCCAGATCTGCAAGATCGAGAAAGGTGTCTGCAACCCTTCAATAAGCACCTTGCGCAAAATATGCGACGCCCTTGGTATTTCATTGCCCCAATTTTTTAACGGTGAGAGTCTGGAGGAAATGCCTCTTCATTTGCAGCGTCTGTTAGCGCAAGCCAAGAAACTATCCCCCGAGGAGGTTCAACAGCTCAGCAACCTTCTCGAAGTCATGTTGGCCAAGAAAGAAGTAAAAAAGGAAGATATCTAG
- a CDS encoding molybdopterin dinucleotide binding domain-containing protein → MRVGLYKNKKILTPSGKIEIYSKTLEDAGYDPLPKYVEPAQSPVSTPELAKEYPLILISGARRKAFTHTQMRHVPKLRTLEPEPFAEIHPSTCSRYGVKDGERIRLSTRNGSINMRVKEQPRLMPGIVAVPHGWSQANVNLLTDMEVRDPITGYPDFKALLCKVEAI, encoded by the coding sequence ATGCGTGTGGGATTGTACAAGAATAAAAAGATCCTCACGCCCAGCGGCAAGATCGAAATATATTCCAAGACCCTGGAAGATGCCGGCTACGATCCGCTGCCGAAATATGTGGAGCCGGCGCAGAGTCCGGTAAGCACTCCCGAACTAGCTAAGGAGTATCCGTTAATATTGATTAGCGGGGCCAGGAGGAAAGCATTTACGCATACACAAATGCGGCATGTGCCGAAACTCAGAACTCTTGAACCGGAGCCGTTTGCTGAAATCCACCCGTCGACCTGCAGCCGTTACGGAGTAAAGGACGGGGAACGGATCCGGCTGTCCACCCGCAATGGCAGTATAAACATGCGGGTTAAGGAGCAGCCAAGGTTAATGCCGGGAATAGTAGCTGTTCCACACGGGTGGTCCCAAGCTAACGTTAATCTCCTGACCGATATGGAAGTGCGTGATCCAATTACCGGTTACCCCGACTTCAAAGCCTTGTTATGTAAGGTAGAGGCGATATAA
- a CDS encoding GTP 3',8-cyclase MoaA translates to MQDNYQREINYLRISVIDRCNLRCVYCMPPEGVKFVDHKEILRFEEIGTVVGAAASIGVKKVRLTGGEPLVRKGLENLVRRISKIKNKLGQLIPAKIPAGSGPAKYYRLEGAQGTVGFITSMSDHFCSSCNRLRLTSTGSLRPCLYDSCEIDLKAPLRNGAGIKEIAVLIKKAVSLKADRHHMLDGWQDNRVMSQIGG, encoded by the coding sequence ATGCAGGACAACTACCAGCGGGAGATAAATTACTTGCGGATTTCCGTCATTGACCGGTGCAATTTGCGCTGTGTTTACTGCATGCCGCCGGAAGGCGTAAAGTTTGTTGATCACAAAGAAATCCTGCGCTTTGAAGAAATCGGGACCGTTGTTGGGGCGGCTGCTTCAATCGGCGTGAAAAAGGTGCGCCTGACCGGGGGGGAACCTCTTGTGCGCAAGGGGTTGGAGAACCTGGTAAGGCGCATCTCCAAAATCAAAAATAAGCTGGGGCAACTGATCCCGGCGAAGATACCCGCAGGCAGCGGCCCGGCAAAATACTACCGGCTTGAAGGCGCCCAGGGTACCGTCGGCTTCATCACATCAATGAGCGACCATTTTTGCAGCAGTTGCAACCGCCTGCGGCTAACCTCAACGGGAAGTTTGAGACCATGCCTGTATGACAGCTGCGAGATAGACTTAAAGGCTCCATTGCGCAATGGCGCGGGCATCAAAGAAATAGCCGTTCTAATCAAGAAAGCGGTAAGCTTAAAAGCAGATCGGCACCACATGCTTGATGGTTGGCAGGACAACCGGGTGATGTCGCAGATTGGCGGATGA